The following coding sequences lie in one Numida meleagris isolate 19003 breed g44 Domestic line chromosome Z, NumMel1.0, whole genome shotgun sequence genomic window:
- the CREB3 gene encoding cyclic AMP-responsive element-binding protein 3 → MAGPEPLAALPDGDLLEFLLNDDAPAAGSPAGDGLLLGDWALPELELLDKEMDSFINSLLSPCEDEPCPLQGCLPADSDSSTSEDQNPFHSSGSDVASSPQSSDVVQFDHNYSLHQDWPALESVRSDMAEGDVSIDLETWMCLEGTNETLEQSCSFPITVAVDAGSQLIPGAPMQSNFPELVLTEEERQLLEKDGVSLPTCLPLTKAEERLLKKVRRKIRNKQSAQDSRRRKKIYVDGLESRVAACTAQNHELQKKVQLLQKQNMSLLEQLRKLQALVRQSTTKTTTASTCIMVLVLSFCLILSPSLYSFGSRGPQPEFRVLSRQIREFPNKVWQAAPAVQEEVALERLSPEPEDTSLLGSLNQSREEGQSPPKPDPRSAFNSNSSFDPPVTAGSELGRPQPQEQHSQRGTLHSEVLATWKDESQEWVERTTSVVIQQHRTDEM, encoded by the exons ATGGCGGGCCCCGAGCCTCTGGCCGCGCTGCCGGACGGGGACCTGCTCGAGTTCCTGCTCAACGATGACGCGCCGGCGGCGGGGAGCCCCGCGGGGGACGGCCTGCTGCTGGGGGACTGGGCTCTGCCGGAGCTCGAG CTCCTGGACAAGGAGATGGACAGCTTCATCAACTCCCTGCTGAGCCCCTGTGAGGATGAGCCGTGCCCgctgcagggctgtttgcctgctgacagtgacagcagcactTCTGAGGATCAGAACCCATTCCATAGCTCTGGCAGCGATGTTGCCAGCAGCCCTCAGAGCTCAGACGTTGTGCAGTTTGACCACAACTATTCCCTCCATCAAGATTGGCCAGCACTGGAAAGTGTGAGGTCTGACATGGCAGAAGGAGATGTTTCCATTGACCTCG AGACGTGGATGTGTTTGGAAGGCACAAATGAGACGCTggaacagagctgcagttttCCAATCACTGTTGCTGTGGATGCTGGATCCCAGCTTATACCTGGAGCCCCCATGCAG tctaacTTCCCAGAGCTTGTCCTGACTGAGGAGGAGAGGCAGCTTCTGGAGAAGGATGGTGTTTCCTTACCAACCTGTCTGCCACTGACCAAA GCTGAAGAACGACTTCTGAAGAAAGTGCGTCGGAAGATCCGGAACAAGCAGTCAGCCCAGGATAGTCGTCGCAGGAAGAAGATCTATGTTGATGGCCTGGAGAGCAG GGTGGCAGCTTGCACAGCCCAAAACCATGAGCTGCAGAAGAAGGTGcaactgctgcagaagcagaacat gtctctgctggagcagctgcgAAAACTGCAGGCCTTGGTGAGACAGTCCACCACCAAAACTACCACAGCAAGCACCTGCATCATG GTCCTCgtcctttccttctgcctcaTTCTCTCACCCAGCCTCTACTCGTTCggcagcagagggccacagCCAGAGTTCAGAG TGCTGTCACGGCAGATTCGTGAGTTCCCAAACAAGGTCTGGCAGGCAGCAcctgctgtgcaggaggaagTTGCACTGGAGAGGCTCAGCCCGGAGCCTGAAGACACGTCGCTGTTGGGCAGCCTCAATCAGTCACGGGAAGAGGGGCAGAGTCCACCCAAGCCTGATCCAAGATCTGCATTCAACAGCAACTCATCCTTTGACCCTCCGGTGACAGCGGGCTCTGAGCTGGGCCGTCCCCAGCCGCAGGAGCAGCACTCCCAGAGAGGCACCTTGCACTCGGAAGTGCTGGCGACATGGAAAGATGAGAGTCAGGAGTGGGTGGAGCGCACCACCAGCGTTGTCATCCAGCAGCACCGCACCGACGAGATGTGA